A section of the Desulfurella sp. genome encodes:
- the rsmA gene encoding 16S rRNA (adenine(1518)-N(6)/adenine(1519)-N(6))-dimethyltransferase RsmA: MYAKKSLGQHFLSEKNVVWRIVSLIIDESCEVLEIGPGKGALTEGLIKKGFNIDAIELDNDMVEYLKEKFSNYRNVNVIKSDATSFKLNKVYCVVGNLPYNVSKKIISNMIKQKDLIKKMVFMVQKEVAQTMIAKPNTKEYSKFSIFVQLFCKVRKVFDVEPSAFKPPPKVVSSVVELVPYDVSLFNTPIEEDFFDFLKILFAQPNKTVRNNI, translated from the coding sequence ATGTACGCTAAAAAATCGCTAGGGCAACATTTTTTATCCGAAAAAAATGTTGTTTGGCGTATTGTATCTTTAATAATTGATGAATCGTGTGAGGTTTTAGAAATCGGACCAGGAAAGGGTGCTTTAACAGAAGGTCTTATAAAAAAAGGATTTAATATAGATGCAATTGAACTAGATAACGATATGGTAGAGTATCTAAAAGAAAAATTTAGCAATTATAGAAATGTAAATGTTATAAAATCTGATGCAACTTCGTTTAAATTAAATAAAGTATATTGTGTTGTAGGCAATCTACCCTATAATGTATCCAAAAAAATTATATCCAATATGATTAAACAAAAAGACCTTATAAAAAAAATGGTTTTTATGGTACAAAAAGAAGTTGCTCAAACAATGATTGCAAAGCCAAATACAAAAGAATATTCAAAGTTTAGCATTTTTGTTCAGCTTTTTTGCAAAGTTAGGAAAGTTTTTGATGTTGAGCCTAGTGCATTCAAACCGCCACCAAAGGTTGTATCAAGCGTAGTGGAGCTTGTACCTTATGATGTTAGTTTATTTAATACTCCAATAGAAGAGGATTTTTTTGATTTTTTAAAAATACTTTTTGCTCAGCCAAACAAAACCGTAAGAAATAACATAAG